Proteins encoded by one window of Candidatus Eisenbacteria bacterium:
- a CDS encoding SAM-dependent DNA methyltransferase, translating to RCFDCLADAVAKHAELDLEKKQPLAAAAIELREAVTLYETDREKLLANLRAFGPKYAKVLPGENTAQRAARKAFDPIAEAIRGLIKQVDLLYKLTARMTDLAINLPLFLGEGWGEGEADFEPRAARRLVKQLDEERKTAVEQLKHAAYFHRQVAWLQDRFPKAELQAVPGLVKLVDRKEIETADWSLTPGRYVGVAPPEEDEDFDFEQTIRDIHTELADLNKEAAVLAAKIQEKFEELGI from the coding sequence CCGGTGCTTCGACTGTCTCGCGGATGCAGTGGCAAAGCACGCTGAACTCGACTTAGAGAAGAAGCAGCCGCTCGCAGCTGCCGCAATCGAGCTGCGAGAGGCGGTCACGCTGTACGAGACCGACCGGGAGAAGCTCCTCGCGAATCTGCGCGCCTTCGGCCCAAAGTACGCCAAAGTGTTGCCCGGCGAAAACACCGCACAGCGCGCCGCGCGAAAGGCCTTCGACCCCATTGCCGAGGCGATCCGCGGCCTGATCAAGCAGGTGGACCTGCTCTACAAGCTTACCGCCCGCATGACAGACCTGGCAATTAATCTCCCTCTCTTTCTGGGAGAGGGCTGGGGTGAGGGTGAAGCGGATTTCGAACCGCGTGCGGCTCGCCGCCTCGTGAAGCAGCTTGACGAAGAGCGCAAGACCGCGGTGGAGCAACTCAAGCACGCCGCTTATTTCCATCGGCAGGTGGCGTGGCTGCAGGATCGCTTTCCCAAGGCCGAGCTGCAGGCCGTGCCCGGGCTGGTCAAGCTCGTGGACCGCAAGGAGATCGAAACAGCCGACTGGAGCCTCACGCCCGGTCGTTATGTTGGCGTGGCCCCGCCGGAGGAGGATGAGGATTTCGATTTCGAGCAAACAATCCGCGACATCCACACCGAGCTGGCCGACCTCAACAAGGAAGCAGCGGTGCTGGCGGCGAAGATTCAGGAGAAATTCGAGGAGCTGGGGATATGA
- a CDS encoding PDDEXK nuclease domain-containing protein has translation MPAGYAAALGEIKHRIQEERLRTVMAANSAMVMLYWDIGGLILERQEREGWGARVIDRLSGDLREAFPDMRGLSPRNLKYMRAFATAWPEGAIVQEVLAQIPWYHHIALLEKCGSAEERLWYARQSAMHGWSHNILKLQIEACLHERQGKAITNFEATLPPAESDMAAQVFKDPYLFDFLGTADPRREREVEQALIDHIQRFLLELGAGFAFVGRQVHLEFVNHDYYLDLLFYHLKLRCYVVVELKAVPFDPGFVGTMNMYLSAVDDLLRHIDDKPSIGLLLCRSKNKLVVEYALRNFKKPIGVAEWETKIVKKLPDEYKGSLPTVEEIEAELTGKGRQE, from the coding sequence ATGCCCGCCGGTTACGCCGCTGCCCTTGGTGAAATCAAGCATCGCATTCAGGAGGAACGCCTACGAACGGTCATGGCCGCCAATTCGGCCATGGTCATGCTCTACTGGGACATCGGCGGGCTCATCCTCGAACGGCAGGAGCGCGAAGGCTGGGGTGCCAGGGTTATTGACCGTCTTTCGGGGGATCTTCGTGAGGCCTTCCCTGATATGCGCGGCCTGTCCCCCCGCAACCTGAAGTATATGCGGGCCTTTGCGACGGCCTGGCCGGAAGGGGCAATTGTGCAAGAGGTTCTTGCACAAATACCCTGGTATCACCATATCGCTCTGTTGGAGAAGTGTGGAAGTGCGGAGGAACGCCTCTGGTATGCGCGGCAAAGTGCCATGCATGGCTGGTCCCACAACATACTTAAACTCCAGATAGAAGCCTGCCTCCACGAACGCCAGGGCAAGGCGATCACAAACTTCGAGGCAACGCTGCCACCCGCCGAATCGGATATGGCCGCCCAGGTTTTTAAGGACCCCTACCTGTTCGACTTTCTCGGCACTGCGGATCCACGCCGCGAGCGGGAAGTTGAACAGGCCCTCATTGATCACATCCAACGATTCCTGCTCGAACTTGGCGCAGGCTTCGCGTTCGTCGGGCGGCAGGTCCACCTCGAATTTGTGAACCACGATTACTACCTCGATCTCCTCTTTTATCACCTGAAACTCCGATGTTACGTCGTGGTGGAGCTCAAGGCCGTCCCTTTCGATCCGGGTTTTGTCGGCACTATGAACATGTATCTCTCGGCGGTGGACGACCTGCTGCGGCATATCGACGACAAGCCGTCGATCGGGCTTCTCCTGTGTCGTTCGAAAAACAAACTGGTTGTGGAGTACGCCCTTCGCAATTTCAAGAAACCAATCGGTGTTGCCGAGTGGGAAACCAAGATCGTCAAGAAACTTCCGGACGAATATAAAGGAAGCCTACCGACCGTGGAGGAAATCGAGGCCGAATTGACGGGGAAAGGGCGACAGGAATGA
- a CDS encoding restriction endonuclease subunit S encodes MRRERIGDLLLKFSRKQRVLQSEYTPVGETPIVDQSTGTLVVGYTDNPEARHETPLPITVFGDHTRVVKYVDFPFASGADGTQLLYPNTLELDPTYFFYAIRNVDLSNYFYARHFKFLKEQQITIPALKAQHRIAETLRNYDDLIENNRRRMALLEVGARQLYREWFVRLRFPGHEHTRITNGVPEGWERVPLSELCESIDYGYTASAQQDEIGPKFLRITDIVPKVIDWTSVPYCPIEEDRLAKFRLVEGDIVIARTGATVGYAKRLHKRHPEAVFASYLVRLRLKPEVSNMLVGVFVESDAYKGYVQSCIGGAAQPNANARVLAAAEIFVPPRHLQHDFNGCIEPLFDQGEVLQLQNQRLRAARDLLLPRLMNGEIPV; translated from the coding sequence ATGAGACGTGAGCGTATTGGTGATCTTTTGCTGAAGTTCTCTCGCAAACAGAGGGTGCTTCAGAGTGAGTACACACCTGTAGGAGAAACACCGATCGTTGATCAGTCAACCGGAACCCTGGTTGTGGGCTACACTGATAACCCCGAGGCTAGGCATGAGACCCCGCTTCCTATAACTGTCTTCGGTGACCACACGCGAGTGGTTAAATATGTGGACTTTCCTTTCGCGAGCGGAGCAGATGGTACGCAGCTCTTGTATCCGAATACGCTAGAACTTGACCCAACTTACTTCTTCTACGCGATAAGAAATGTTGACCTATCGAATTACTTCTATGCGCGGCACTTCAAGTTTCTGAAAGAGCAGCAGATAACTATTCCGGCCCTCAAGGCCCAGCATCGCATCGCTGAAACGCTAAGAAATTACGATGACCTGATCGAGAACAATCGGCGGCGGATGGCGTTGCTGGAAGTGGGGGCGCGGCAGCTCTACCGCGAGTGGTTCGTCCGGCTTCGCTTCCCCGGCCACGAGCACACCCGCATCACCAACGGTGTCCCGGAGGGATGGGAGAGGGTGCCGCTCTCCGAACTCTGTGAGTCGATCGACTATGGTTATACTGCCAGCGCACAACAAGACGAGATCGGACCAAAGTTTTTACGAATAACGGATATTGTACCCAAGGTCATTGATTGGACCTCAGTGCCCTACTGTCCAATAGAAGAAGATCGTCTGGCCAAGTTCCGCTTGGTCGAAGGCGACATCGTCATCGCCCGCACGGGTGCGACAGTTGGATACGCGAAGCGGCTTCACAAGCGACATCCTGAAGCTGTGTTCGCATCGTACCTGGTGCGATTGCGGCTTAAGCCCGAAGTGAGCAATATGCTTGTAGGAGTGTTCGTCGAATCAGATGCCTACAAAGGCTACGTCCAATCATGCATCGGCGGCGCAGCTCAACCCAATGCCAATGCACGAGTTCTCGCCGCCGCGGAGATTTTCGTCCCGCCACGGCATCTCCAGCATGATTTCAACGGATGCATCGAACCGTTGTTTGACCAGGGGGAGGTGTTGCAGCTTCAAAACCAACGGCTTCGCGCGGCGCGCGACCTGCTGCTGCCACGCCTGATGAACGGGGAGATTCCGGTATGA